The proteins below are encoded in one region of Pseudoduganella armeniaca:
- a CDS encoding ribose-phosphate pyrophosphokinase: MAYENLMVFTGNANPALAEGVAKNLGIPLGKAVVSKFSDGEVMVEINENVRGKDVFVLQSTCAPTNDSLMELILMVDALKRASAGRITAAIPYFGYARQDRRPRSARVAISAKVVANMLEEAGVERVLIMDLHADQIQGFFDIPVDNIYASPILLGDLQKKDHQDLLVVSPDVGGVVRARALAKRLGCDLAIIDKRRPKANVSEVMNIIGDVEGRNCVIMDDMVDTAGTLVKAAEVLKERGAKKVIAYCTHPVLSGPAIDRITNSSLDELVVTDTIPLSEAGKACGKIRQLTCAPLLAETFKRIIKGDSVISLFVD, translated from the coding sequence ATGGCTTACGAAAACCTGATGGTTTTTACCGGCAACGCTAATCCTGCGTTGGCAGAAGGGGTCGCAAAAAATCTCGGCATCCCCCTTGGCAAAGCGGTCGTTTCGAAATTCTCGGACGGCGAAGTAATGGTCGAAATCAACGAGAACGTCCGTGGTAAAGACGTCTTCGTGCTGCAATCGACCTGCGCGCCGACCAACGACAGCCTGATGGAATTGATCCTGATGGTCGATGCCCTGAAACGCGCATCCGCTGGCCGCATCACGGCCGCCATCCCTTACTTTGGTTATGCCCGCCAGGATCGCCGTCCGCGTTCCGCCCGCGTGGCCATTTCGGCAAAAGTCGTCGCCAACATGCTGGAAGAAGCCGGCGTCGAGCGCGTCCTGATCATGGACCTGCACGCCGACCAGATCCAGGGCTTCTTCGACATCCCGGTCGACAATATCTACGCATCGCCGATCCTGCTGGGCGACCTGCAGAAGAAGGATCACCAGGACCTGCTGGTCGTGTCGCCGGACGTCGGCGGCGTGGTGCGCGCCCGTGCGCTGGCCAAGCGCCTGGGCTGCGACCTGGCGATCATCGACAAGCGCCGTCCGAAAGCCAACGTCTCCGAAGTGATGAACATCATCGGTGACGTCGAAGGCCGCAACTGCGTCATCATGGACGACATGGTCGATACGGCCGGCACGCTGGTCAAGGCCGCCGAAGTCCTGAAGGAACGTGGCGCCAAGAAAGTCATCGCATATTGCACGCACCCGGTGCTGTCCGGCCCGGCGATCGACCGCATCACCAATTCGTCGCTGGACGAGCTGGTCGTGACGGACACGATCCCGCTGTCCGAAGCCGGCAAGGCCTGCGGCAAGATTCGTCAACTGACCTGCGCACCGCTGCTGGCAGAGACGTTCAAGCGCATCATCAAGGGCGATTCCGTGATCTCCCTGTTCGTCGACTAA
- a CDS encoding outer membrane lipoprotein LolB yields MKHPISILLLGSALLAGCATTPTGPLSTVAVAPYRETVALEGSLSVNYVKEGKRESLSGKFTWQQQGPRTDVTLSSPLGQQIAAITVTPQQAVYHEGSKPPRSAPNIDTLSAQTLGWPLPVSGLRDWLQGYATAAGGVRFAASPANNTVTTADGWQLQFDAWQEEGATPQPRRIIARRGPGGDIEEIEIRIALRPAASAS; encoded by the coding sequence ATGAAGCACCCGATTTCCATTCTCCTCCTGGGCAGCGCGCTGCTGGCCGGTTGCGCCACCACGCCCACGGGCCCATTGTCCACCGTTGCCGTCGCACCGTACCGCGAGACGGTGGCGCTGGAAGGCTCCCTCAGCGTCAATTACGTCAAGGAAGGCAAGCGCGAATCGCTGTCCGGCAAATTCACCTGGCAGCAGCAGGGCCCGCGCACGGACGTGACCTTGTCCTCGCCGCTGGGCCAGCAGATCGCCGCCATCACCGTCACGCCGCAGCAGGCCGTCTACCACGAGGGCAGCAAGCCGCCACGCAGCGCGCCGAACATCGACACGCTGTCGGCCCAGACGCTGGGCTGGCCGCTGCCCGTGTCCGGCCTGCGCGACTGGCTGCAGGGCTATGCCACCGCCGCCGGCGGCGTGCGCTTCGCCGCCAGCCCGGCCAACAATACCGTCACCACGGCGGACGGCTGGCAGCTGCAGTTCGACGCCTGGCAGGAAGAGGGCGCCACGCCGCAGCCGCGCCGCATCATCGCGCGCCGTGGCCCGGGCGGCGATATCGAGGAAATCGAGATCCGCATCGCGCTGCGCCCCGCCGCGAGCGCGTCATGA
- a CDS encoding tetratricopeptide repeat protein, with product MRCCAAKTGGRACCRPGPAPDAPALETAATAVAAVTKPDEKLPPVELTSDLFYKLTKAELDFKRGQWQSAYVSMMVLAQQTRDPRLARRSAEMALAAKQGNEALAAIRLWRELAPDSDDAVQYFLGFSVLGDDLTESEQVFAQRLNRAPPQARGLVMFQMQQYLLRAKDKAAAFALMERVLAPYAGMMESHLVLAQGAFAADDKDRSLREARRALALKPDSELAVLTMAQVLGDADAVGQLFGGFLDKNPGAREVRAAYARLLVEQKRYDKARAQFEAILKEQPDNPATLYALGIISVQAGDAQAAEQYLRRHVELVQRKDDGEGEPDGDASKALMLLSQITEERGDLDGALAWLTRIDSTDPRIALTAQLKRAHLTSKKGDLEGALKQLRDIAAVDPAEQAEVVQTEGQLLRDAGRGAEAYALLAEAIKRFPDSPDLLYDFALAAEKQGKPDEMETALRKVIEAVPDNHHAYNALGYSLAERGERLDEAYALIEKALSMAPGDPYIMDSMGWVQFRMGRLKDAEQTLRRAYALRSDAEIAVHLGEVLWQQGDRAEAQKLWREARAKDPKSDALRDTLARLNTSL from the coding sequence TTGCGCTGTTGCGCCGCAAAAACAGGCGGCCGCGCCTGTTGCCGCCCCGGCCCCGCGCCGGACGCGCCGGCGCTGGAAACGGCGGCCACGGCCGTTGCCGCCGTCACCAAGCCGGACGAGAAGCTGCCGCCCGTCGAGCTGACGAGCGACCTGTTCTATAAATTGACGAAGGCCGAGCTCGATTTCAAGCGCGGCCAGTGGCAAAGCGCGTACGTCAGCATGATGGTGCTGGCCCAGCAGACGCGCGACCCGCGCCTGGCGCGCCGTTCCGCCGAAATGGCGTTAGCGGCCAAGCAGGGCAACGAGGCGCTGGCCGCGATCCGGCTGTGGCGCGAGCTGGCCCCCGATTCGGACGACGCCGTGCAGTACTTCCTGGGCTTCTCCGTGCTGGGCGATGACCTGACGGAGTCGGAGCAGGTCTTCGCCCAGCGCCTGAACCGTGCGCCGCCGCAGGCGCGTGGCCTCGTCATGTTCCAGATGCAGCAGTACCTGCTGCGCGCGAAAGACAAGGCGGCCGCGTTCGCGCTGATGGAGCGCGTGCTGGCGCCGTATGCGGGCATGATGGAAAGCCACCTGGTGCTGGCGCAGGGCGCCTTTGCCGCCGACGACAAGGATCGTTCGCTGCGCGAGGCGCGCCGCGCGCTGGCATTGAAGCCCGATTCGGAACTGGCGGTACTCACCATGGCGCAGGTGCTGGGCGACGCCGATGCGGTGGGCCAGCTGTTCGGCGGCTTCCTGGACAAGAATCCTGGCGCACGCGAGGTGCGGGCGGCCTACGCCCGGCTGCTGGTCGAGCAGAAGCGCTACGACAAGGCGCGCGCCCAGTTCGAGGCGATCCTGAAGGAGCAGCCGGACAATCCCGCCACCTTGTACGCGCTCGGCATCATTTCCGTGCAGGCCGGCGATGCGCAGGCGGCCGAGCAATACCTGCGCCGCCATGTCGAGCTGGTGCAGCGCAAGGATGACGGCGAGGGCGAGCCCGATGGCGACGCCTCCAAGGCATTGATGCTGCTGTCGCAGATCACGGAGGAGCGCGGTGATCTCGACGGTGCCTTGGCCTGGCTGACCCGCATCGACAGTACCGACCCGCGCATCGCCCTGACGGCCCAGCTCAAGCGCGCCCACCTGACCTCGAAGAAGGGCGACCTGGAAGGGGCCCTGAAGCAGTTGCGCGACATCGCCGCCGTCGATCCGGCCGAACAGGCCGAGGTGGTGCAGACCGAAGGCCAGCTGCTGCGCGACGCCGGCCGCGGCGCCGAGGCCTATGCGCTGCTGGCCGAGGCCATCAAGCGCTTCCCGGACAGCCCGGACCTGCTGTACGATTTCGCGCTGGCGGCCGAGAAGCAGGGCAAGCCGGACGAAATGGAGACGGCGCTGCGCAAGGTCATCGAGGCGGTACCGGACAACCATCACGCCTACAACGCGCTGGGCTACTCGCTGGCCGAACGGGGCGAGCGCCTCGACGAAGCCTATGCATTGATCGAGAAGGCGCTGTCGATGGCGCCCGGCGACCCGTACATCATGGACAGCATGGGCTGGGTGCAGTTCCGCATGGGCCGCCTGAAGGACGCGGAACAGACCCTGCGCCGCGCCTACGCGCTGCGCAGCGACGCCGAGATCGCCGTGCACCTGGGCGAAGTGCTGTGGCAGCAGGGCGACCGCGCCGAAGCGCAAAAGCTGTGGCGCGAGGCCCGCGCCAAGGACCCCAAGAGCGACGCCCTGCGCGATACGCTGGCGCGCCTGAACACCAGTTTATAA
- the mutM gene encoding bifunctional DNA-formamidopyrimidine glycosylase/DNA-(apurinic or apyrimidinic site) lyase has translation MPELPEVEVTRRGVAPHIEGRAVRDVVLRRAGLRWPFPACLPEVLADRTVVTTGRRGKYLLVEFEHGTLIIHLGMSGHLRVLPPGVPPEKHDHFDLVVEGAEGRQVLRMTDPRRFGAVLWHPKDDGDVDAHLLLRGLGVEPLGPDFTGELLYRQTRGRSAAIKQVLLAGDIVVGVGNIYCSESLFRAGINPKTPAGRISRARYDKLAQAIREVLAEAIVQGGSTLRDFISVNGQSGYFQQSYFVYDRADVPCRVCATPIRQIKQGQRSTFYCIKCQK, from the coding sequence ATGCCAGAACTGCCAGAAGTTGAAGTGACCCGGCGCGGCGTCGCGCCCCATATCGAAGGCCGCGCCGTGCGCGACGTGGTGCTGCGCCGCGCCGGCCTGCGCTGGCCCTTCCCGGCCTGCCTGCCCGAAGTGCTGGCCGACCGCACCGTCGTGACGACGGGCCGGCGCGGCAAATACCTGCTGGTCGAATTCGAGCACGGCACCCTGATCATCCACCTCGGCATGTCGGGCCACCTGCGCGTGCTGCCGCCGGGCGTACCGCCCGAGAAGCACGACCATTTCGACCTGGTCGTCGAGGGCGCCGAGGGCCGCCAGGTGCTGCGCATGACCGACCCGCGCCGCTTCGGCGCCGTGCTGTGGCACCCGAAGGACGACGGCGACGTCGACGCCCACCTGCTGCTGCGCGGCCTGGGCGTGGAACCGCTCGGGCCCGATTTCACGGGCGAGCTGCTGTACCGCCAGACACGCGGGCGCAGCGCCGCCATCAAGCAGGTGCTGCTGGCGGGCGACATCGTCGTCGGCGTCGGCAATATCTACTGTTCCGAGAGCCTGTTCCGCGCCGGGATCAACCCGAAGACACCGGCCGGACGCATCAGCCGGGCGCGCTACGACAAGCTGGCGCAGGCGATCCGGGAGGTGCTGGCCGAGGCCATCGTCCAGGGCGGCAGCACGCTGCGCGACTTCATCAGCGTAAACGGCCAGTCCGGCTACTTCCAGCAATCGTATTTCGTGTACGACCGGGCCGACGTGCCATGCCGCGTGTGCGCCACGCCGATCCGCCAGATCAAGCAGGGCCAGCGCTCCACCTTCTATTGCATCAAGTGTCAAAAATAA
- a CDS encoding dynamin family protein, which translates to MVRDLEQYSAWRQGVVAALQEYRAWVAAAGLLDGATEQRIGATLARLADDKLSVAFVAEFSRGKSELINAIFFAGYGQRILPSAAGRTTMCPTELSYDPAQPPSIRLLPIETRATNLSTSDYRDDPRAWTVLPLNVEAADEMHEVFRQVSQTRQVSVEEAQRYGLYDPDDPDLPVTLSEDGMVEISRWRHAIINFPHPLLKQGLVILDTPGLNAIGTEPELTLNLIPHAHAVLFILAADTGVTKSDIEVWREHIGAGAGRLVVLNKIDGMWDALRTDAEVDGEIVRQQEHVAHLLGVAARQVFPVSAHKALVAKITQDDDLLQRSRIHALETALFQELIPAKQEIVRRRLGDDLASLNEAQQALLAARMRGFTEQLHELRSLRGKNQNVIALMMRRVDAEKKEFDASLFRLQATRAVFTRLSTELYGTLGMDVLRDHVLHVRDAMGRSRFSTGMRDAVRTFFDSVQAELETSERKVAEIRDMMEVMYRKFAGEHGLAITPPLPFSLAKYRSEISEVEAIYQKQFGTATLLMTSRVVLIERFFDTIASQVKRCFKAANADAESWLKNIMTPLEAQIRQHKDQLKHRQASIQRIHDATDSLEQKIEAFEASQAALEQQKTRLAELAAAIGHAVDAQRIAAAA; encoded by the coding sequence ATGGTCAGGGATCTCGAACAGTACAGCGCCTGGCGGCAGGGCGTGGTGGCGGCACTGCAGGAATACCGCGCCTGGGTCGCGGCCGCCGGGCTGCTGGACGGCGCCACCGAGCAGCGCATCGGCGCCACCTTGGCCCGCCTGGCGGACGACAAGCTGTCGGTCGCCTTCGTGGCCGAGTTCTCGCGCGGGAAATCGGAGCTGATCAACGCCATCTTCTTTGCCGGCTACGGCCAGCGCATCCTGCCGTCGGCCGCCGGCCGCACGACGATGTGCCCGACCGAGCTGTCCTACGATCCGGCCCAGCCGCCCTCGATCCGGCTGCTGCCGATCGAGACGCGTGCGACCAACCTGTCCACCAGCGACTACCGCGACGACCCGCGCGCCTGGACGGTGCTGCCGCTGAACGTGGAAGCGGCCGACGAGATGCACGAGGTGTTCCGCCAGGTCAGCCAGACGCGCCAGGTCAGCGTCGAGGAAGCGCAGCGCTACGGGCTGTACGATCCGGACGACCCCGACCTGCCCGTCACCCTGAGCGAGGACGGCATGGTGGAGATCTCGCGCTGGCGCCACGCCATCATCAACTTCCCCCATCCGCTGCTGAAACAGGGCCTGGTGATCCTTGATACGCCCGGCCTGAACGCCATCGGCACGGAGCCGGAGCTGACCCTGAACCTGATCCCGCACGCGCACGCGGTGCTGTTCATCCTGGCCGCGGACACGGGCGTGACGAAAAGCGACATCGAGGTCTGGCGCGAGCATATCGGCGCCGGCGCCGGGCGCCTGGTCGTGCTGAACAAGATCGACGGCATGTGGGACGCGCTGCGCACCGATGCGGAAGTGGACGGCGAGATCGTGCGCCAGCAGGAGCACGTGGCGCACCTGCTGGGGGTGGCGGCGCGCCAGGTCTTCCCCGTCTCCGCCCACAAGGCCCTGGTGGCAAAAATCACGCAGGACGACGACCTGCTGCAGCGCAGCCGCATCCATGCGCTGGAGACGGCGCTGTTCCAGGAGCTGATCCCGGCCAAGCAGGAGATCGTGCGGCGCCGCCTGGGCGACGACCTGGCCTCGCTGAACGAGGCGCAGCAGGCGCTGCTGGCGGCGCGCATGCGCGGCTTCACCGAACAGCTGCACGAGCTGCGCAGCCTGCGCGGCAAGAACCAGAACGTGATCGCGCTGATGATGCGCCGGGTCGACGCCGAGAAAAAGGAGTTCGACGCCAGCCTGTTCCGCCTGCAAGCCACGCGCGCCGTGTTCACGCGCCTGTCCACGGAGCTGTACGGCACGCTCGGCATGGACGTGCTGCGCGACCACGTGCTGCACGTGCGCGACGCGATGGGCCGCAGCCGCTTCTCGACCGGCATGCGCGACGCGGTACGCACGTTCTTCGACAGCGTGCAGGCGGAGCTGGAAACCTCCGAGCGCAAGGTGGCCGAGATCCGCGACATGATGGAGGTCATGTACCGCAAGTTCGCCGGCGAACACGGGCTGGCGATCACGCCGCCGCTGCCGTTCTCGCTGGCGAAGTACCGCAGCGAGATCTCCGAGGTGGAAGCGATCTACCAGAAGCAGTTCGGCACGGCCACGCTGCTGATGACGAGCCGCGTGGTGCTGATCGAGCGCTTCTTCGACACCATCGCCTCGCAGGTGAAGCGCTGCTTCAAGGCCGCCAACGCGGATGCGGAAAGCTGGCTGAAGAACATCATGACGCCGCTCGAGGCGCAAATCCGCCAGCACAAGGACCAGCTGAAGCATCGCCAGGCCTCGATCCAGCGCATCCACGACGCGACGGATTCGCTGGAACAGAAAATCGAAGCGTTCGAGGCCAGCCAGGCCGCGCTGGAGCAGCAGAAGACGCGGCTGGCCGAACTGGCCGCCGCCATCGGCCATGCCGTGGACGCACAACGCATCGCCGCCGCCGCGTAA